One Podospora pseudopauciseta strain CBS 411.78 chromosome 4, whole genome shotgun sequence genomic window, AATTGACTTACTGGGCAAAGGTCAGAGTCGAGACGGAGATCGGCCACCGCGATAGGTAGAAAAAATGAGTGAAGGCCGAAGCACAGATGTCAGAGGAATGAGAGGCAGAAGTATTGACTCTTCAATGGGAAAAAACTGGTTGCAgaaaggtggaagaggaggaaccCAGCTTTGTAGACAATCGAGTGGAAAGGCATTCGCAGGACGTCTTCCGAGCGAAAAACCCCCGCCGAGCGCAAGAACAAACGGTAGTTGCGTGATGTTGAAAATGGAAAAAGTGAAAAGGTTTGCTCTCTGCCAAAAGCCTTCGTCAAAACGCAGTGACCAGTTAACTCGGCAAGAGGTGATAAGtgaagaaggaaggagtACAATAGGGAATACCAACTACGGTTGAAATTcggaaggagggaaggttGGGATGGGACTCTTACTTGGTGAAGCCGACGGGCGTCTCTCGCGCTGAGTGGAGGATCTCTCTGACTGGTTGCGATTGGTTTCCCTAAAGAAGAATAAGGAATCGCAATCTCTCAGCGCCTGCTTTATATATAAGTGTTGGATGAAGGTCAACTGTGCGTAAGGTCTTTCCCTGACTATGGTTCTAAGTCTCTATGATGTCGGGAGAGGATGTGGTCAGGTCGATCGGAGCAGATGTAGAAACGAGGCTTCCTTACCTACGAAAGTAGTGGAGGTGATGTTTTTTCCACCTAATCTCTCCCCTGCCTGTCTACCAGAGAAAGTAGCGAGCACACGAATTTCCTCGTACCTGCAAAGGCTGTGGAAGCGATGTCTTTTCCATCCGATCTCCATCCTACCATTACATCATCCCCCCGTTCTGTCCAGCAGAGGAACTAATACAAATATACAGTTAGATCCCATCATTTCCACGCAGTAACCCAAAATTCCGTGTTTTAGACTGGTGGTTTAGACCTTGtcacctccgcctccgcgcCATGCAGAATAGCGGCAGCCTCTCATATATACCCAGCCCCTTCTTCACAAAGTCGGCtgcatcaccctccccatcagctGCGCTACCCAACTGGGATCGCGCCAGCACTAGAATCGGAACAGTAAGCTTCGTCTCCACCCGCAGCATAAAAGGCGTAATCTGCTACTGGCCCAAAGTTCTTAATTATAACCTCAGAGGAGGCTGGCGAAAAAGGGATCTCGTCGTATAGGGCAGCACCAAGTCGCTCTCAGGCGAAACAATGAAAAGTCTTAGGGAATAAGGTACTTGGAATATATTCAGACTCTATAAGCATACATTCGCTATATATTTACACCGAATTTACAGTGTGCTCTTCTACCATAAAGATCCTCTGTCCAAGTAAAGGAGGTGAACGTCGATATTATAAGGAAAAGAACggccatccccatccccaaagcCGCCTATCCACCCAGTATAACCTCATCGATCTAGTGCGCGGATTAGggtaatatattaacttGAGATAACCCAAGCCGGTGCAGCAAATTTTCTCTCTAAATACAGCTGACCAAGTCTAGTGGAATTTTACGCGGCTGTCCTCGACGTTTCATTATCCCGGCCGCGCCAGACCGGTGTCCCATCTTAGGCTTTATAGCCTTCCACTTAACCAGGAAATTGCCCATATTTTTCAGATGGCTTTCATGTTCAAGGGTTGCTTTCCACCGAACCCGGTAATGCGGCTTGTCGTCGTAAAATTCCTCGCCGATAATGTCCTCAGCTTCCCATCCATCAAGTAGGATATCATTGTCTCCGTTAAGAGATACTTCTCCCTGGCTCTCTGGGCCGGCGTTGCTGGAAACCAAGGGCTCTGGCGCGTCGCTATCGTTGGAACCAGCGTCGACACCTTTGCCTGCTCAGATATGTCAACATGTTGCCCTGCCGAGAAGTGCGAGATCTAAGCACATACCTGTACCAGTTACACGGCCGAATTTCACCCTGTTGCGTGCATTTTGTAGGAGCCTGTCCAGTGACTCAAAATATATATCGGATCGGCCCTCGTCAAGATCATCATCAGACTCATCATCGCTCGAGATCAGGATAACATCGTCTGCTGACgtcccagcaccaccacgtGAAAGATGCTGTGCATTCTCCAGCAGCGGGAGGTGCAAAGGAACCCCAAAGGTCGCTGTAGAGGGGTCAAGTGCCGGCTGGCGCTCCATCAAATCTCCTACCCGCGTCGCAGTCCCACTTAACCCAGTAATCGATCACGTTGTCCCGGCTCTTGGCTGGTTTAGTAAGGTTCACAAATACCACTTTCCCAACCCGCCGCTAATGAATGACCTCTGCGAAATCCCTGATGAGGTGCCGAAACTCGTGTGTCGCGAGGCTTGTTCCCATAATCAGAAAGACGTCCAGGCGAAGCGACTGGTCATGCCGTACAACAGCGGAGATCGACTCAGCTCGGGGGTTCAGTTCACCATAGAGCACAATATCAGGTCGAAGCCTCCCAATTGTGGATGCGCGTTTCCCTATTGCTTTTCTATCGTTGGATATCTTAGTGCAGGCTGGGCAAGCGACTCTGGATCCAAAACAGTTTCCATTTCTCGGCCACCCTGCTTTCAGACGAAAACTGGCCGGAAGTCCTAGATTTGGTGAGGTACAGGTAAGAGAAGAGGTCGTAATATTTACAGGAATGCCTGAGTTTGTGCTGATGCCAGCCCCTGCGAGTGTCACGATCTTAGATGCGATACCGAGGAGGTTAGCGATGGTTtgcagatggtggtggtcgtctGGGTGTAGTTGGTGATCATTTTGCACCGATGTAGCGTTGAACGGCGACTGGTGGTTACAGATGGAGGCTGTGTGATGAAAACGAGATGACTCTATAAAGTACCGGGGCTCACTGGCTGGGGAAGGCGAAAATCGACGGAtgagggaagaagaaggaggaggtccagGACGGGTCGAAGAGGGGATTATATACCCAAAGCTCCAGGTGTCCAAGCCTCGGTCAGGCCAGCTGTGGGATAGCCTATAGCCCCTCCCCACGAAGCAGGTGCTTGGATAAATTCATAGGGACATCTAGTGGCCGTCCAAGAGCCAGGGTTAGCATAAAGTCGAGTAAATGTTTCTGAGCACGTTCCTTCTCAGGGGCAGTAAACAAATGTTACCTGGTTGGCTTAGAAACTAAAAGGGGAGTAGATCTAGCAACTAGAATTTCCAAACTTTTTTGGTAACTCCGATATTTTTTCGAGCCTCTGCCCAACTAAGAGCAGACTTATCGAGGAGGACGGTTGTAAGGGTCAACCTCAAATCTGCATCGGTTGCCCGGTCAACCACAGTTCACCGTCAGCAACCTCAGGCTCACCAGTACAGAACCAACCGCCATCGGAAGACCCCGTTCTCGATGACAGCACCAGTTTTAACAGCCGAACGCTGTCACTGACAACGTTTCCAGTAGGCCAATGAATGACCGAGGGAAGACGCCAAAGCCCTGGTCGCGGAGCTATTTTCTAATGCTGAGCTGAGTTGAACCGTAACTTGGGTTGTGGAGATACTTGTCGTCGCTGTCTGAGGTCTGCGGTGGCTACAAGTCCATCAACCCACCCAGTGGTGCATAGTCACCGTCCCCTTCAACCTAAGTCCACCTCCCCTACCAGTCCAATCAACACTTCCCAGCACCTATCCAGACTACCTACTCGATAACAACTACACGAGACTGTCCTCGGACTACTACCGCTCGGTCGCAGCCCCTGAGCTCTCTCACTTCTTTGGTCGATCATTATGGTGCAAATCACTCGTCAAGACAAGCCACCAATTCCCACAGTTATTCTGGCCTTTTGACCCTATCTagccttcatcaacaactcaAAGTCCATTCTACTCAAactatccaccaccacaacgaaaataaattaaGGAGGTCAAATTAGATATCTTGTCTTCATGAAATGAACGTAACCTTTAGCAGTTCATCAGTCCATTAATTTAGCAGCACAAGATGGTCTACTATTTGGTTGCAGAAAGAGCACTATGCTACATTCTAGCGCTATTTAGTGAAGTAGCATAAGGCTCGGAATATTTATTGTCAGGCTAGTGATCACAGGCATGATATTAACTCCATAGGTACTGGGGAATAGCGTGTAAAGCGTATCATAAGAATTAGTGTAAGCAATGGTACGGTTTCTGCCGCAGCAGATTGCCCTGGATTGCTACTCGGTTTATCTGCATTAACAACACAAGACTGATTTCTagtttctcctcctccgcttcGCCTTCCTTTTTGGTCTATGCGTCTGTATCAACTCAGGGTGAATGTACTTTCGTGAATCCAATCGTTCTTTCACTCGCCGCCTTTCCAGCGCAACAGATACCACACACCCTCTATATCCCGGGTAGCACGCAGAACATCTATACCCCAGTATAGCCCTCTATATTCCGTATTAGGCTTTTTGGTAAGCTCCTTGCTTTTGATGGTTTTCTGAGGCTTCCAACTACAGGttccatcaaccccttccacaaATACATCCTCTCCCTATTTATCGAGCAAAGCGGGCGGCATTGTCCACCTCGCTATCCGTAGGACCATACTGACGTGTTGCCAGATCATCTTCGAGGTGGTCTATAGGGCTTGACTTCTGTCCTCCCCGCGCTTTGATAACAATTCGCGTGGTCTTAGGGATACAAGGGATGGCCTTGCTTCGGCCCTCTCCCAGAACTGACTTTAGGCTGCTTGATGACAATTCTGCCATCACATCTTCTGACCAGGTAGCTGAAGATGGAATCATCGGGGGTGACCTTTCGTCATGGAGATCTTCCACTGCTAGGGTATGAATCTGCTTGAAGGGCGCTTTGTTATCTCCAGGGCTAGGGTCAATGTGTTCTGCAGAGGCGAGGGAAAATTGCGGAGAAGTCGACATGCTTGTGTCTGCTGGTGCTTCGAGAAAGACTGGTCCGTCGCCTGAGAAGAGTTCTTTGGAGAGACGGCGCAATGAGACTCCTCCGGAAGGGTCGGAAGATAGGACCAACCTCCATCATGGTTTTCTTCTGGCCCTATCTGCGAGAAACCGTTTGTGACAGGCGACTCCGTCGTAGCTGTGGTATAGAATGTGGCATCCCTAGCATGCTGTTGCGTGGCAATTGTACCGGCTGACCAATAAGCAGACCATGAACCAATTGCACGCTCCCCGTCGACAGAAATTACTTCAAGGGAACGGGGTTGATACGGATGTTGCCGAGAAGCATTCCTGAAGCTCGAAATCGATGTCAATCCTGAAGAGAGCGGCGTGTTAGGGCGGGAAGAATCCGCACTCTCCTCTGTGATACTAGGAGTTTGATTTGATGATGTTGCCTGGGTGCACTCTGCCGATTGGCGCCTTCCGTCGGATCGAAGTCCTCTGGTACAAGAACTCTGAACTGTCTCTTCGGGCTGCTAACCAACTATGGTAAAGATGACGAGGAACGCCTTCGTTTCGATCTGGACTCGGCATCACACGATTCTCGGTCCTCACTGCCCCGGCAACGTTTTCTGCCTTTCTGGTTGCAGCCCCCTCCAGTTCCTCTGTTCTTGGGTAGTGGCTTGGTTCCGGCTTTCCGAGCTGGATAGCTGTGGGCATCCTGGAGGTGCCATCAGCATTCCTGCTCAGTGCTGGAAACCACGGCGCATTACAGGTGGGGACAAATAATGGAGTTCTGTTTCAACCCGCCAATATATTCCGTGAAGCATGCGTTGGTGTGCTTTTCCCAACTTGCCTTCTTTAGGTACCCGTGTAATCGGCGAGCGGCTGGCAAGCTCTTGTTACCGTAACAAGTTGCACACCTTCCCTCGTAGGCAGTAGACTGGCGGAATCGAACAAAATCGTACCGCAGAGGGACTTCGCGTCTGTCAAAATGTGCTTGGCAGTGCGCCTCCAAGGCTTCCGGAGAGGTAAGATACTGGCTACACAAGAAACTAAACTTGCAAAACCGTATGTCTTCTTGTAATAAGCGATATAACATGTGAATACGTGATCCCATCTTGCGGTTGAAAGATAGCGCAAGGGACGTTTTGGTTCAGCTTTGACCGGGGAAGCGCGGGAGAAACCATTGTTACCACACGGGTAAGGGATCCGTAGTACCTTTACTCTTGGCTCAACGCTCCTGAACCCATGCATCGTGGAAGCTTTGGAGTACTTGGAGGATGTGGGAAATAACTGTTGAGAAGCAGATGGAATCCCCGTGCAAACACTGTTTACCATGAATTAGATAGATTTTATAGACCCGACCGTATTGGTTACTAAGGGCACTAACGTCTGTTTTATATGCGGGGATCCGATGCCGGATACCACGAGCTGCGCGCCAGCCATCCGCTCGCCAGAGTTCAACATCGAAAAACACCAATATTGATGTAAACCAAGCATTGTAGGCTTTGAAATACTGAGTACCTTAGTATACCTACCTGGCCAGGTAGTGAGGAGTCGTAACCAAAAAAGAACATTGAAAACACTGGAGTGGAGGATTCGGTGCGCAATCAGGATTTTGTTGATGGCCAGGTGGTCAATGAGATGAGCCCGTACATAAGATGAGCCAAGTCAAATCGAGGGCCGTCTTATCTCATCTCCAGTCATTAAAATGATGGCCTGTGACTAAGGTGACACTGCGCCAAATGTGGCACAGATGGCTCTGAATTGGTAACCTACAAAACCAGCCATTCCATCACCGGCTAGGTAGGTACATTGAACCACTAATTGAACTAGGTACTTACACATGGAAGCATCATTTTCAGGCTTTGAACCGCCATTCAAACTAACCATTGATTGGATATGTATGCAGGTGCAAACCCAAGTGCATACTTGGTTCCTGTTAATCTATGGCATGTAGGCCAATCGAACATGTATGTGCTGCACAATGTAGATCCGGCTGACATCTCAAACATTAGAATATATATGTATCTGGACTCGCCAACATGTGTGACTCTATTGGGGGATCACGTAGATGTACGACGTATTTAGGACATTCTATTTAGCTCTGGAACAGCACACGGAGGCTTGTAGCACTCTCTTTTTATCCGTTCGGGCAGAGTCCCTTGCGTTCGTTTTTGCTGTTCCACAGCTACCTATCTCAGGTAATCCTTATGGAGAGAGATACGGTCCTTAGTTTTGAATTATTCAAACCAGCCCATCTCTGACAATGCCACACCACACTCACTGCTTTTGTGCTTTCCTTTCCATCTCGCTTACAGCATCCCGCCCACCCATCgctccaaaaccaccccaTAGACAAATCTCCAAGCATGCTTGAATCCCTAGTGCAGTTGGGCAGGCGGTCTGCATATACCTAACACCAGAATCGCGCTGTAACGAGCTTCCTATTAACCACTACAGACGCATAAGTGCGTAGTTATTCAGCATGCCAGATATATTCCCTTTACTGGGTGGGTTAACTATACGTCGGTCCATAGGTAGGACTTAGGAAATATTATTCTCGTTTAGAGAGGATAGTGATTGGATCGTGCCATCATACACGAAGCATGTTTGTATTTACTAAATAGTAGCAATTGGAAAGGTGAGAAACCCGGGAAGTTAGATATGTAGATAAGGAAAGACTTGGATATGACAACAGACAGTGAGTAGAGCTATCGTGGATAGCCCTGTACAAAGATTTCTTTAGATCCTATATTAGATGAATCGTTCACTTCCCCAGCTGACCTTTTACACCCGCACTATAATTCTATCACTGCGATTGGCTTCCACTCCTGAATCGGTCCATCCGATGGAACCAGCCataccacaccaccatcccagcCATCGTACATCCCTCTCTCTCCGCTCGCAGCCTGTCCATCATCCGGCAAAGCGACCCCGGCATCCACAATTATTCGACTTACCTCTCTCATTTTCTCCTCAGTAATCGGTACATCACCGCTGTTTCCCACATGGCATGCATGTCAGCCATTCGCTATCCCTATGcaaaaaagaccaaaacaAGCGATAAAGACTTACTACATCAAGCTAACATGCGGCCCAAActgcttcctccaccactccaACCATTCCTTCGTCTTCTCGCCCCGttcgtcctcttccccaaacACTCCCCTCGCCCTCGAAACCCCCGCAAGGTCTTTGACGCCCTCGTACCCGACAGATATGTAACACCGCCTATAGAAAACATCCTGACTCTTCACCTTGCCGAAACGGACCTTGACGTGTTCGGCAGAAGGGAAGGGGATCGAGTCGAGCCATGCTTGTGGGTCGGACGCGTAGACAGAGGGAGGGACATCACTGGTCAGGGTCATgtggggggagaagaagtgCGGTTTGACTTTAGGAGATGATGCAGCTTCGGAGGGGCacttggaggggagggtcgAACTGATGAGCTTCGTGAGGATGGAGTAGAGGGGATGCGTCAGTGGAGGCAGAAGCCAAAGGGAAGAGCCAGGCATTGTGAGAGGCTTGCGGTTATGGAAGTAAAAGAAGTTAATTACGCAGTTGAGTTGTCCGGAAACGGTGTCGTTCTTGGTGTCGTTGATGGCGCGGGATGAGGTTAAAGGCGGGGTCGGCTCTGCAAGGTGTTGTCCCCTGTCACCTGCAGGCCGGGCCAGCCTCCACCAGATGCCAAGAGATTGACCCCTCAATACCCCCGACCAACCTTCACCCTTTCACTACACACCCCCGCTGTAGGTTCTTGTCGACGATGCTCTTGTACGCGTCTTGTTTAAATCGGGCATGCAAAATGAGACATTTTACCCCTTGGTCTCCGCGCTACCGGGGATTCCGGCTCTCATTCCAGTCGTGAATATGGTTTTGGGTGTAGTCTTTTAAGTGGGAATGTCCATTCCCTTCAGTTCAATCCTCACGGGTTAGGGCTAGG contains:
- a CDS encoding hypothetical protein (COG:S; EggNog:ENOG503P6E8), translated to MPGSSLWLLPPLTHPLYSILTKLISSTLPSKCPSEAASSPKVKPHFFSPHMTLTSDVPPSVYASDPQAWLDSIPFPSAEHVKVRFGKVKSQDVFYRRCYISVGYEGVKDLAGVSRARGVFGEEDERGEKTKEWLEWWRKQFGPHVSLMYGDVPITEEKMREVSRIIVDAGVALPDDGQAASGERGMYDGWDGGVVWLVPSDGPIQEWKPIAVIEL
- the HST3_2 gene encoding NAD-dependent deacetylase hst3 (EggNog:ENOG503NV2F; COG:B; COG:K), translating into MERQPALDPSTATFGVPLHLPLLENAQHLSRGGAGTSADDVILISSDDESDDDLDEGRSDIYFESLDRLLQNARNRVKFGRVTGTGKGVDAGSNDSDAPEPLVSSNAGPESQGEVSLNGDNDILLDGWEAEDIIGEEFYDDKPHYRQITPFMLRVETKLTVPILVLARSQLGSAADGEGDAADFVKKGLV